In Coriobacteriaceae bacterium, a single window of DNA contains:
- a CDS encoding NCS2 family permease, which produces MDELFHVSERKSTIGTELRAGLTTFLAMAYIIAVNPAVLSGAGIDAGALACATCLGAGIMTICMGIFANRPLACASGLGINAMIAGIATTMCGGDWHVAMSVIFLEGIVILLLVLCGLREAIMDAIPVVLRHAISVGLGLFIAMIGLCDAGIITAGAGTLVGLGDIASPTFIVGIISIIVTVALASRNVPGSLLIGIIVAVIAGIPLGVTHAPEGLIAPLDFSTFGAPFASTADGNMAIVKVLTDPMLLVVAFSLLMSDFFDTMGTAMAVAKQGEFLTEDGNVEDIRPILVVDSVAAAAGGFMGVSSITTFVESTSGAADGGRTGLTSVTTGVLFILAAFFSPIVTIVSSAATCGALVYVGYLMMSEASEIDWSDVSQGFPAFMIVAGVPFTYSISAGIGLGFIAYVIVALFKGEASKIKPLMWIAALAFLVYFFVA; this is translated from the coding sequence ATGGACGAACTTTTTCACGTCAGTGAGCGCAAGTCCACAATCGGGACCGAACTTCGCGCTGGACTGACAACGTTCCTGGCAATGGCCTACATCATTGCCGTCAACCCCGCGGTGCTCTCGGGCGCCGGCATCGATGCGGGAGCGCTCGCCTGCGCCACCTGCCTGGGCGCCGGCATCATGACCATCTGCATGGGTATCTTCGCCAACCGCCCGCTCGCCTGCGCGTCGGGCCTGGGCATCAACGCCATGATCGCGGGCATCGCCACCACCATGTGCGGCGGCGACTGGCACGTTGCCATGAGCGTTATCTTCCTCGAGGGTATCGTCATCTTGCTGCTCGTCCTGTGCGGCCTGCGCGAGGCCATTATGGACGCCATCCCCGTGGTCCTGCGCCACGCCATCTCGGTTGGCTTGGGCCTGTTCATCGCCATGATCGGCCTGTGCGACGCCGGCATCATCACCGCTGGCGCCGGTACGCTCGTCGGCCTGGGCGACATCGCCTCCCCCACCTTTATCGTCGGCATCATCTCCATCATCGTGACGGTTGCCCTGGCTTCCCGCAACGTGCCGGGCTCGCTGCTCATCGGCATCATCGTCGCCGTTATCGCCGGTATCCCGCTGGGCGTCACCCATGCGCCCGAGGGTCTCATCGCACCGCTCGACTTCTCGACCTTTGGCGCCCCGTTTGCCAGCACCGCCGATGGCAACATGGCCATCGTGAAGGTTCTGACCGACCCGATGCTGCTCGTCGTTGCCTTCTCGCTGCTCATGAGCGACTTCTTCGACACCATGGGCACCGCGATGGCCGTCGCCAAGCAGGGCGAGTTCTTGACCGAGGACGGCAATGTCGAGGACATCCGCCCCATCCTGGTCGTCGACTCCGTGGCCGCTGCTGCCGGTGGCTTTATGGGCGTCTCCTCCATCACCACCTTCGTCGAGTCCACCTCTGGCGCTGCCGACGGTGGCCGCACGGGCCTCACCTCCGTCACCACCGGCGTGCTGTTCATTCTCGCCGCGTTCTTCTCCCCCATCGTCACCATCGTTTCCAGTGCCGCCACCTGCGGTGCTCTGGTCTACGTCGGCTACCTCATGATGAGCGAGGCCTCCGAGATCGACTGGTCCGACGTGTCGCAGGGTTTCCCGGCGTTCATGATTGTCGCCGGCGTGCCCTTCACCTACTCCATCTCTGCCGGAATCGGCCTGGGCTTTATCGCCTACGTGATCGTCGCGCTCTTTAAGGGCGAGGCCTCCAAGATCAAGCCGCTCATGTGGATCGCAGCCCTTGCCTTCCTCGTCTACTTCTTTGTAGCGTAG
- a CDS encoding carbohydrate-binding domain-containing protein: MAALFTTPKRNDKTSGAHFVEPDVRRRTLLAHGSWRRVTRRIVVGAVCALTVSSLLMPSVSLAAEWVNVGGTQYNTAAGDEAGTWAWDGADDMKLNGYNGGAIEAAGKLNVSYEGDNIVTNGDGRGIKVKDGANENAELNIQGDASSTLNVTSSRDAITSVGSINIDGAGTVNATSTEHDAIDAGGDVTIKGSGNVNATGDSDGIRADGNITIDNSGTVTAKATEDQGIDANENLIIKGGGKVEASSIKDNAIWADGNIEISGGSQVKASSEEDAAIDGKNSLTVTNASLNASGVGYGIYVYKGITFDGATVTVRASAGNDEASALFTDEDDIVIKNGSIVDAFAEGQFSTAISTRNYYPNEAGGHIYISDSVVKAIARYVESGSDGPDHYSNDQSGAVIPEHRGVNIGIFARTKEGITPATISIVRSKVTAEGDTAAIFALAVSADGETIGTIEIEGAPIQTPTGGKIIGYRNKEELDDGIFYVVGQTIGTGNAVIDSPYNEAVAKSTVIAPPEEIKPEEKPGETKPEGSKSEGTKTTKTVAVAATGAKIAGKLAATGDASSAAIVAAALAGTAAIAAGAVVSRKRS; this comes from the coding sequence ATGGCCGCCTTGTTCACGACCCCCAAGCGCAATGACAAAACCTCTGGAGCCCATTTTGTCGAGCCCGACGTGCGCCGTCGCACGCTGCTCGCACACGGCAGCTGGCGCCGCGTGACGCGCCGCATCGTTGTAGGCGCCGTATGCGCGCTTACGGTGAGCTCGCTGCTCATGCCGAGCGTCTCGCTCGCGGCCGAGTGGGTCAACGTCGGCGGCACTCAGTACAACACTGCAGCAGGCGACGAGGCCGGCACCTGGGCCTGGGACGGCGCCGACGATATGAAGCTCAACGGCTATAACGGCGGCGCGATCGAGGCAGCGGGCAAGCTCAACGTGAGCTACGAGGGCGACAACATCGTCACTAACGGCGACGGCCGCGGCATCAAGGTTAAGGATGGCGCGAACGAGAACGCCGAGCTTAATATTCAGGGCGACGCGTCCAGCACGCTCAACGTGACATCTTCTCGTGACGCCATCACTTCCGTCGGCAGCATCAACATCGACGGCGCTGGCACTGTCAACGCCACGAGCACCGAGCACGATGCCATCGATGCCGGGGGCGATGTCACCATCAAGGGCTCGGGAAACGTTAACGCCACGGGCGATTCGGATGGCATCAGGGCCGACGGCAACATCACGATCGACAACAGCGGAACCGTCACCGCCAAGGCCACCGAGGATCAGGGTATCGATGCTAACGAGAACCTCATCATAAAGGGCGGCGGCAAGGTAGAGGCAAGCTCTATCAAAGACAATGCGATTTGGGCCGACGGCAACATCGAGATCTCGGGTGGCAGCCAGGTCAAGGCAAGCTCCGAGGAAGACGCCGCCATCGACGGTAAAAACAGCCTCACGGTCACGAACGCTTCCCTCAACGCAAGTGGCGTTGGGTATGGCATCTATGTCTACAAGGGCATCACGTTCGATGGCGCAACCGTAACGGTCCGTGCAAGCGCAGGGAACGATGAAGCCAGCGCCCTCTTCACCGACGAGGACGACATCGTCATCAAGAACGGCTCGATCGTGGATGCGTTCGCAGAAGGCCAGTTCTCGACCGCAATCTCCACCAGAAACTACTACCCCAACGAAGCGGGTGGTCACATCTACATTAGTGACTCCGTTGTCAAGGCTATAGCCCGCTATGTCGAGTCCGGTAGCGACGGCCCCGATCACTACAGCAACGACCAAAGCGGCGCGGTCATTCCCGAGCATAGGGGCGTGAACATCGGCATCTTTGCCCGGACCAAGGAGGGCATCACGCCCGCGACCATCTCGATTGTCCGCAGTAAGGTCACAGCTGAGGGAGACACGGCGGCAATCTTCGCCCTTGCCGTGAGCGCGGACGGCGAGACAATCGGCACCATCGAGATCGAAGGCGCTCCCATCCAGACGCCCACAGGCGGCAAGATCATTGGCTATCGCAACAAGGAAGAACTCGATGACGGCATCTTCTACGTGGTGGGTCAAACCATCGGCACGGGCAACGCTGTGATCGACTCCCCCTATAACGAAGCTGTCGCCAAGAGCACGGTCATCGCGCCTCCCGAGGAGATCAAACCCGAGGAGAAGCCCGGCGAGACCAAGCCCGAGGGTTCCAAGTCCGAGGGCACGAAGACGACCAAGACCGTTGCAGTTGCAGCCACGGGAGCCAAGATCGCCGGCAAACTCGCAGCAACCGGCGACGCCTCGAGCGCAGCCATCGTGGCAGCCGCCCTTGCGGGAACAGCCGCCATCGCCGCGGGCGCCGTGGTGAGCCGCAAGCGCTCGTAA
- a CDS encoding alpha/beta hydrolase-fold protein, with translation MEAHQKQITVYSNHTESAPVIYLPVVVGDGSEVYKCCRELDCPPFALVTIGGLDWNRELSPWACDGTVRDAEPFGGQAADFLDELLNQIIPQVESSLPQPPTRRGIAGYSLAGLFALWSLWQTDAFDRAASASGSLWFPDFVDRASTAPFAGSPQAVYLSLGKTETKTPNRMMRHVLDDTRAMEALLVERGIPTTLELNPGNHFAQTDLRMARGIHWILTH, from the coding sequence ATGGAAGCGCATCAAAAGCAGATAACCGTTTATTCGAATCATACGGAAAGCGCGCCTGTCATCTACCTTCCTGTGGTCGTGGGCGACGGCAGCGAGGTTTATAAGTGTTGCCGAGAGCTCGACTGTCCGCCATTCGCCCTCGTCACCATTGGCGGGCTCGATTGGAATCGCGAGCTGAGCCCCTGGGCATGCGACGGGACCGTACGCGATGCCGAGCCTTTCGGCGGCCAAGCTGCCGATTTTCTTGATGAGCTGCTGAATCAGATAATCCCCCAGGTCGAGTCGTCGCTTCCTCAGCCGCCCACCCGGCGCGGCATTGCCGGTTACTCGCTCGCGGGCCTCTTCGCACTCTGGTCCCTCTGGCAAACCGACGCCTTTGACCGCGCCGCGAGCGCATCGGGGTCGCTATGGTTTCCCGACTTTGTCGACCGTGCCAGCACGGCCCCTTTTGCCGGCAGCCCGCAAGCCGTCTACCTGTCACTCGGCAAAACGGAAACCAAGACGCCCAACCGCATGATGCGGCATGTACTCGACGACACACGCGCGATGGAAGCGTTGCTCGTCGAGCGCGGCATTCCAACAACGCTGGAGCTCAACCCCGGCAATCACTTTGCCCAAACCGACTTACGCATGGCCCGCGGCATCCACTGGATACTGACACATTAA
- a CDS encoding peptide deformylase, producing MIKELCHDEAILSQRCEVATVEDESVAQDLIDTIKSLEDAGCLAANQIGVTKKACVYLDDAGEPHVLYNPRLVFGLGASKMEESCLTHDEITKSTRYIKCKVAYDVIVDGKMRERKQDFVGFEAQMIQHMIDHCLGKLV from the coding sequence ATGATTAAAGAGCTCTGCCACGACGAGGCTATCCTGTCCCAGCGTTGCGAGGTTGCGACTGTCGAGGACGAGTCGGTCGCACAGGACCTGATCGATACCATCAAGTCGCTCGAGGACGCCGGCTGCCTTGCCGCCAACCAGATTGGCGTTACCAAGAAGGCCTGCGTCTACCTGGACGACGCCGGCGAGCCCCACGTGCTCTACAACCCCCGTCTGGTGTTTGGCCTGGGCGCCAGCAAGATGGAGGAGAGCTGCCTGACGCACGACGAGATCACCAAGTCCACGCGCTACATCAAGTGCAAGGTCGCTTATGACGTGATCGTAGACGGCAAGATGCGCGAGCGCAAGCAGGACTTCGTCGGCTTCGAGGCTCAAATGATTCAACACATGATTGATCACTGTCTAGGAAAGTTGGTCTAA
- a CDS encoding uracil-xanthine permease family protein — MSQSSTPAVSDAIYDASSLGRPRMFLLGLQHLFAMFGATVLVPVLTGLSVSATLLFAGLGTLLFHFLSRGKVPAFLGSSFAFIAGYAAIAPNGETELLPYACLGVACAGLLYPVLAALFRAFGAKRVMRFFPPVVTGPIVISIGLILASSAIANCQTNWLVAVIGVAVIVICNIWGRGMVKIVPILLGVVVSYAVAAALGEVDFSGVAAAPWVGLPIVWDNTVFALFGPQFDSGLATTAIITIMPLAFATMIEHIGDISAIGSTCECNYIADPGLHRTLLGDGLATILASLFGAPANTTYGENTGVLALTRVFDPRVIRIAACCAIVLSFCPKFAAVIAAMPACVIGGVSLVLYGMISAVGVRNLIENQVDFQNNRNVLVAALVLVLSLGIAYSTAGAIVLELGGVTISLSGIAVGSLVGIVLNAILPGNDFEFDVSELEEAAE, encoded by the coding sequence ATGTCCCAGTCCTCGACGCCCGCCGTCAGCGATGCCATCTACGACGCATCGTCGCTCGGCCGCCCGCGCATGTTTCTGCTCGGCCTACAGCACCTGTTTGCCATGTTTGGCGCCACCGTGCTGGTGCCCGTGCTCACCGGCCTCTCGGTATCGGCAACGCTTTTGTTTGCCGGCTTGGGCACGCTGCTGTTCCACTTCCTGTCGCGCGGTAAGGTGCCGGCATTTTTGGGCTCATCGTTTGCCTTTATTGCCGGTTATGCCGCAATCGCGCCCAACGGCGAGACCGAGCTTTTGCCCTACGCCTGCCTGGGCGTAGCTTGTGCCGGTCTGCTCTATCCGGTGCTGGCGGCGCTCTTCCGCGCGTTTGGCGCCAAGCGTGTCATGCGTTTCTTTCCGCCGGTGGTGACTGGCCCCATCGTCATTTCCATCGGCTTGATCCTGGCAAGTTCCGCTATTGCTAACTGCCAGACCAACTGGCTTGTGGCTGTCATTGGCGTTGCCGTTATCGTCATCTGCAACATCTGGGGCCGTGGCATGGTCAAGATCGTGCCGATTTTGCTGGGCGTTGTGGTGAGCTATGCCGTTGCGGCTGCGCTCGGCGAGGTTGATTTCTCGGGCGTTGCCGCCGCTCCGTGGGTCGGTCTGCCCATCGTGTGGGACAACACCGTGTTTGCACTCTTTGGGCCGCAGTTCGATAGCGGTCTTGCCACGACGGCCATCATCACCATCATGCCGCTGGCCTTCGCGACCATGATCGAGCATATCGGCGATATCTCAGCTATCGGTTCGACTTGCGAGTGCAACTACATTGCCGATCCCGGTCTGCATCGCACGCTGCTCGGCGACGGCCTTGCCACGATTCTGGCTTCGCTCTTTGGCGCTCCGGCCAACACTACGTATGGTGAGAACACCGGCGTGCTCGCCCTGACGCGCGTGTTCGACCCGCGCGTAATTCGAATTGCCGCGTGTTGCGCCATCGTGCTTTCGTTCTGCCCCAAGTTCGCGGCTGTCATTGCGGCCATGCCGGCGTGTGTGATCGGCGGTGTGTCGCTCGTGCTCTACGGCATGATCAGCGCTGTGGGCGTCCGCAACCTCATCGAGAACCAGGTCGATTTCCAGAACAACCGCAACGTGCTGGTTGCCGCGCTGGTGCTCGTGCTTTCGCTCGGCATCGCGTACAGCACCGCCGGCGCCATCGTGTTGGAGCTCGGCGGCGTGACGATTTCGCTGTCCGGCATTGCCGTGGGCTCACTGGTGGGCATTGTGCTCAACGCCATCCTGCCGGGTAACGACTTTGAGTTTGATGTCTCCGAGCTTGAGGAGGCTGCTGAGTAG
- a CDS encoding carbohydrate-binding domain-containing protein, with amino-acid sequence MAALFTTPKRNDTTAGTHVAEPDVRHRIGLAHGSWRRVTRRIVAGAVCALTVSSLLMPSVSLAAEWVKVGGNKYNTAASDEAGTWSWDGADDLKLNNYNGGEIQAAGKLNVNYSGTNIVTAEWIESINVSHGTNENAELNIQGDEGGTLSVTSTEDAILSTGNINIDGAGSVNATSTGFDAINAGGDLAIKGSGNVNATGASDGIRANGNITIDDSGAVTARATKDKGIGADKNLTIKGGGTVEASSADGEALWSGGNINISDGGQVKASSEKDAAVEAKGSLAATNASLNVNGVEYGVYAHKGITLDHANVTVRASKGRYGGANALFTYQDDIVVKNGSTVDAFAEGEVSAAFSTRNDRPNEKGGHIYISDSVVKAIARYVENGDGPIPYSENQDGETRREPQGENIGIIAQTSEGVTPAVISIIRSKVTAEGDTAAIFARAMSADGKTIGTIKIENAAIQTPEGGKIIDYRKLRDGIYEAGQAIGTGDATVDSLYIKAVAKSTTIAPPEVAKPEDPKPDETKPAESKPAESKQNPKPEGSKPTKAVAASTTKAKTTGVLAATGDTSGAAIVATVLAGTAAIAAGTMASRKRS; translated from the coding sequence ATGGCAGCCTTGTTCACGACCCCCAAACGCAATGACACTACCGCCGGAACCCATGTTGCCGAACCCGACGTTCGCCATCGCATAGGACTCGCGCACGGCAGCTGGCGCCGCGTGACGCGCCGCATCGTCGCGGGCGCCGTGTGCGCGCTCACGGTGAGCTCGCTGCTCATGCCGAGCGTCTCGCTCGCAGCGGAATGGGTCAAGGTCGGCGGCAACAAGTACAACACCGCGGCGAGCGACGAGGCCGGTACCTGGTCGTGGGACGGCGCCGACGACTTGAAGCTCAACAACTATAACGGCGGCGAGATCCAGGCCGCAGGCAAGCTCAACGTGAATTACTCGGGAACCAACATCGTCACTGCCGAATGGATCGAAAGCATCAACGTTTCTCATGGCACTAACGAGAATGCCGAGCTCAATATCCAAGGCGACGAGGGCGGCACGCTCAGCGTGACATCTACTGAGGACGCTATCCTCTCCACGGGTAATATCAACATCGACGGAGCCGGATCCGTCAACGCCACGAGCACTGGGTTTGATGCCATCAATGCCGGAGGTGATCTCGCTATCAAAGGTTCGGGCAACGTCAACGCCACGGGTGCATCGGATGGCATCAGGGCAAACGGCAATATCACGATTGACGACAGCGGAGCCGTCACCGCCAGGGCTACCAAGGACAAGGGTATTGGAGCCGACAAGAACCTCACCATCAAGGGTGGCGGGACGGTCGAGGCAAGCTCAGCCGATGGTGAGGCCCTTTGGAGCGGCGGCAATATCAACATCTCGGACGGCGGCCAGGTCAAGGCAAGCTCCGAGAAAGACGCTGCCGTCGAGGCCAAGGGCAGCCTCGCAGCCACAAACGCCTCCCTCAACGTAAACGGTGTTGAATATGGCGTCTATGCCCACAAGGGCATCACCCTCGATCATGCAAACGTGACGGTCCGTGCAAGTAAAGGCAGATACGGTGGCGCCAACGCCCTCTTCACCTACCAGGACGACATCGTCGTCAAGAACGGCTCCACCGTGGACGCGTTTGCGGAAGGCGAGGTTTCGGCTGCATTCTCCACCAGAAACGATCGACCCAACGAGAAGGGCGGCCACATCTACATCAGCGACTCCGTTGTCAAGGCCATAGCCCGCTATGTCGAGAACGGCGACGGCCCCATCCCCTACAGCGAAAACCAAGATGGCGAGACGAGGCGCGAACCCCAAGGCGAGAACATCGGCATCATCGCCCAGACCAGCGAGGGCGTCACACCCGCAGTCATCTCGATCATCCGCAGCAAGGTAACGGCCGAAGGAGATACAGCGGCAATCTTTGCCCGTGCCATGAGCGCTGACGGCAAGACAATCGGCACCATCAAGATTGAGAACGCCGCCATCCAGACGCCCGAAGGCGGCAAGATCATTGACTATCGCAAGCTCCGTGACGGCATCTACGAGGCAGGCCAAGCCATCGGCACGGGCGACGCCACGGTCGACTCCCTCTATATCAAAGCAGTCGCCAAAAGTACGACCATCGCACCTCCCGAGGTAGCCAAGCCGGAAGACCCCAAGCCCGACGAGACCAAGCCCGCAGAAAGCAAGCCCGCGGAGTCCAAGCAGAACCCCAAGCCTGAGGGCTCAAAGCCGACCAAGGCCGTTGCGGCTTCAACCACGAAAGCCAAGACTACCGGCGTGCTCGCGGCAACCGGCGACACCTCGGGTGCGGCCATCGTGGCAACCGTCCTTGCGGGAACAGCCGCTATCGCCGCAGGCACCATGGCGAGCCGTAAGCGTTCTTAG
- a CDS encoding 5-methyltetrahydropteroyltriglutamate--homocysteine S-methyltransferase — protein sequence MSTSIQPNAPFRADIVGSFLRPQAVKDARAAYAAGTLDDEGLQAVEDDAIRDLVAKQKAAGLQVITDGEFRRSYWHLDFMWGLNGIERRTSRTGYMFHDEETTADTAVVTGPISGENHPFVEHFKFVKVLEGEGQVARQTIPAPIQTFSEVTLDRCDGQQESLRAVYKTDEELADAIAAAYRTVIADLYAAGCRNIQFDDCTWGIYCDTDFVAKTGMSPVDLQKVSELGVAINNAAIADKPDDLVINTHVCRGNYHSTYAFEGGYDPIAPYLFANEDVDAFYLEFDTPRAGGFEPLKYVAPGKKVVLGLVTTKAAELENEDVIVERIREAAKYVPLENLYLSPQCGFASCEIGNKLTEDEQWAKIALVKRIAERVWK from the coding sequence ATGAGCACTTCGATTCAACCGAACGCGCCGTTTCGCGCCGATATCGTCGGCAGTTTTCTTCGTCCTCAGGCCGTGAAGGACGCCCGTGCCGCCTACGCCGCGGGCACGCTTGATGACGAGGGCCTTCAGGCCGTCGAGGACGATGCCATTCGCGATTTGGTGGCAAAGCAGAAGGCCGCCGGCCTGCAGGTCATCACCGATGGTGAGTTTCGCCGCAGCTACTGGCACCTCGATTTTATGTGGGGCCTTAACGGCATTGAACGCCGTACCTCGCGTACGGGTTATATGTTCCACGACGAGGAGACCACAGCCGACACCGCCGTGGTAACCGGCCCCATTAGCGGCGAGAACCATCCGTTCGTCGAGCACTTTAAATTTGTCAAGGTGCTCGAGGGGGAGGGCCAGGTCGCGCGGCAAACCATTCCGGCGCCGATCCAGACGTTCTCCGAAGTCACGCTCGACCGCTGCGACGGCCAGCAGGAGAGCCTGCGCGCTGTCTATAAGACCGATGAGGAACTTGCCGACGCCATCGCAGCCGCTTATCGCACGGTGATCGCCGACCTGTACGCAGCAGGCTGCCGCAACATCCAGTTTGATGACTGCACCTGGGGCATCTACTGCGACACCGATTTTGTCGCCAAAACCGGCATGAGCCCGGTCGACCTGCAAAAGGTAAGCGAGCTGGGCGTGGCGATCAACAATGCCGCCATCGCGGACAAGCCCGACGATCTGGTCATCAACACGCATGTGTGCCGCGGCAACTACCACTCCACCTATGCCTTCGAGGGCGGCTATGACCCCATCGCGCCGTACCTGTTCGCAAACGAGGATGTCGATGCATTTTACCTGGAGTTCGATACGCCGCGCGCCGGCGGTTTTGAGCCGCTCAAGTACGTTGCCCCGGGCAAGAAGGTCGTGCTGGGCTTGGTAACCACCAAGGCGGCAGAGCTCGAGAACGAGGATGTTATCGTCGAGCGCATCCGTGAAGCCGCAAAGTACGTGCCGCTCGAGAACCTGTATCTGTCGCCTCAGTGCGGCTTTGCCAGCTGCGAGATTGGCAACAAGCTGACCGAGGATGAGCAATGGGCAAAGATCGCGCTGGTCAAGCGCATTGCCGAGCGCGTTTGGAAATAG